TAGGATCTTATTAGATGATGGTAATTGATAGTATTATTGCTACAGTGGCGGTGCTGGGTTATAGTTAAATAATCGTCGGTGTAGGTACGAACTAAGATAACGCCTTCGCTGTTTGACACTCTGACTTTCGCTGATCTCTTCGCTTCGCTCTCTGATTTCAAACTAAACTCCTGCATTCGTCCAGGCGTGTCTTCCTTTTACTCTTACATACACACGCGCAAACACTCTCATCATTCATTCTCAATCTGACGTCTAGGAGGCTTCAGCTTAAACATTCGCACGATTCCATGCGTTTTCTCCTAGGTACACTTCAATTCGAACTCGTTCTTACACTTTACACCCAAGCACCCTTATTTGACATTCGGATTAAACTTTCGGAGTAAAGTAGTctaaaaataaagtcaatGATTTCTAGTACCCCGAGGTAAAGTTTAACCactctttcaaattttaaaaatgcttcACTCCTTCGATTCAACCAAGCACACTTTGGTTGATCCTTTAAAGTCTCCATTCGGTTATTTCGATGATCCATCGACAATTGAAGGGCTGCACCTCGAACAACACTTTGCGGACCGTGTCGTGGCGGAGAATAGAGTTGCTGGAACAACAACTCGAGAGCTACGTACTTGTTTCTCTGACGTATGTCCTCGTTGTGTACCGGAAACGGTTGACACTGTCGAACGCTTTGGCAACAGAAGTTGGACGGCCAATGGGATCGATCGCCTTTGTTTCTTTACCTTCGATTGTGGCTCGTGCAGTCACGAGCCAGTTAGAGTTAGTTATTTGACGCAAGATCACGATGATTCAGCGTCAAATGTTTGCCGATGCTAGGTGGGTAATTCAGATCATCCACGGGTtcgattgaatttatatttaacgacGTACGGGTTCGCTTGTAGTTAcacggaattgtaatatgcaAATTTTGATAACGAGGTATTAATACCTTACGTAACGGTACCTATTTATAagctttttaattacaatgtcTACCTATTAAGGCCTATTAACTTTTGAACGTACCAGTTTAAATTCAACAGAAATAACTTTCAGATATACAAtatatctgtatatatatatgtatagaacaCATTGACAGCCAACCAGAAAATATACAGTGTGTTCTGTGACTGGTGGTACAAGGGTgtgattctacataaaaaaataagccgaaaaaatagaataaatatttttcacgcgaGGCTTTGTTtacgagaaaatcgactttgaaatTTCGCCGGGTTCGGGTGCACTCGATAGTGTCTCTTTGTAACGAATCTCACTGCGAATGAGATTACTTTTGTATTCGTTACAATTTGGAATCATTACTTTTGTCTCATAAAGTAGTTACTTGCATTAAGTAGTTACTAGCATTCctgattactttgtttttagtaATTGCATTCTATCGAAGATTTCCTCTGTCTTAAACCGAATTTTTCTAGGGCAAGAGTACAATTTCAACAAACTGACGGAAGAAGAAGTGAATTCGCTGGGGTTGCCATACGATTACGATTCGATTATGCACTATGcgaaaaatacgttttcgaGGGGTACGTACTTGGACACGATTCTCCCAATGGAGAGGGATGGAAAGAAACGTCCTGAGATCGGACAAAGACTTCGACTCAGCGAAGGTGACATCGCTCAAACCAACCTTCTCTACAAATGTCACAGTAAGTTCCCATCGTTGTTAATtcgttactattattattaataacggTTTAAAGTGTAacacgtaattaattttctatttagtGTTAACGTTAAACTTTCCATGACCACGAATCATTTTTCGATACAGAGTGTGGCCGAACGTTTCAAGAAAACAGCGGAAGCTTCGGTTCCCCGTCTCATCCGAATAGTTCGCCTCCTATCGATGGCGAACGATGCGAATGGAGAATCACAGCGACCCACGGTGAACGCATCGTCTTGAACATCACGTCCTTGGACATATTTAAGAGCAATTTTTGCCGAAGTGATTACCTGGAGATCAGAGATGGTTACTGGTACAAGAGCAACGTTCTAGGTAACAATACGTGATAACGAAACCGTGGGCAACGagtacaatttatattcaccCCATTGGTTTATTCTGAATCGAGTCCTTTTCAAACTGGATCATGTACGATGCTTTGTATATAGGAGTAACGAATTGAcgtattaaaaacattctgcttcgtgtgaaataaaaacattcagATAAACGCAAAATGGATGTACAGAGTCACGCATCGCATACGAAaaacatgtatgtataaattaatataaaatacgataaatattcaaggtAACTGCTCCGAGCTGTTCGTGATTATTTCCTATATTTCGTACATATATTCTCTAAATTTCACCCAACTCTGAATACGAGATTTAATACACACGTACTCGAATTGCGAGTCGATTatatttcatagaaaattcaagaacAAGTCAATGGCTGGGTTTAATTCGCATTATTAATGTCCAGCTTGATCGTAACGCAGGTAGATTCTGCGGTAGCGGGAAGATCCACGAGCCCGTCGTTTCCACCGGAAGTCGAATGCTGGTAACGTACGTGACATCCAGTCGTCAGAGCGGTCATCGCGGTTTCACGGCGTCCTACGAAGCCGTTTGCGGCGGTGACGTCGAACTCGACGGCACCGGTCATTTGGAGTCGCCCAATTACCCGGAGGAGTACCAATCCAGCAAGGAGTGCATTTGGAAGTTGTCGGTGCCCGAGAACTTTCAAGTGGCTCTGAAGTTTCAATCCTTCGAGATCGAGAACCACGACAATTGTGTGTACGACTACGTAGAGGTTCGCGACGGTCATAACGCGGACTCTCCATTGATCGGGGTTTATTGCGGCTACAAAATACCACCGGACATTAAGTCGACCGGGAACAAACTTCTGGTGAAGTTCGTCAGCGACGTATCCGTGCAGAAGGCTGGATTTTCGGCCACGTTCATGAAAGGTGCAATTTCAGTCGATAACGTTTACCTCGTACTCGGCGTCGGGTTGAGCCAGACCTGGCCACATTTCGAGTAACATTGTTTCAAGTATTGTCTACATTTATGCTCTTTTATCGAAATGGAAGCTTGAGttgatttttaaacgaacgcTGATcgagagttttttttttttttttaacactacCACAGTATGTGTTGGAAAGTCGTGATCGACACTCGGTGAATGTTTCAGAATTCGACGAGTGCGTTCTAATCGAGCATGGATGTGAACACGATTGTATTAATACTCTGGGCGGATTCGAGTGTTCCTGTAAACCGGGCTACGAGTTACATTCCGATGGGAAACACTGCGAAGGTAAATTACGTGGAAGCAACTCTCCTCTATCCTTACCTGGTCACGTTAACATCCAGGAAAGCATTCGCTTCTTATTTTTGTGTGATTGTTCTCTAGAATCTAGggtataattttgtatatcgAGGAATACCTAACATAAATCTTATACCCACTCGAGTTTCAAGTAACAAATATCAATTGAGGGGTGTCCAACGATAAGGAGAGTCAGCTccatttctttcaaatttttgggaaattaaaaagaatgttttgaAATTCAGATGtttgacattttctttctttttctttttcataggATAGGCacctaattatgaaattatgtcGTCCTGGATTCCATCCTTTTTTTTCAGAGTGGTGGGGAGAGGATTAACGTTTGGAGAATTTCCGAACGAAGGGAACAAAATTATCTTTCAAacacacgtttattttgtTCTAAAAACATTTGgcaatacaaacaaaaaatcgtgaaattactgcaaaattctttcttcttcttgctcTGTCGCCGTCGAATCATCAGTTTTTCTAGTGACCTGAACCGTCTCCTTATCGCAccgcgagaaaaagaaactttttaaatcCGTCTCCTCTTTATCGCAACACATCcttcaattgtaattttgtaattttatttccatcgatGTTAAATGACCGGTATTTTAAGTCGATTCCAATTAATCTCGACTAATCGAAACGTTACCATTAGATGCCTGCGGCGGAGTATTCGAAGACAGCAACGGAACCATCACGAGCCCCTCGTTTCCGGTAACTTACCCGGGAAACAAGGACTGCGTCTGGGAAATTATAGCTCCTCCCCAATACCGTATCACGCTAAATTTCACTCATTTCGATCTGGAGGGCACCAAGGCGCGACAGCAGGAATGCGAATACGATTCCGTCGAAGTGAGCAGCAAGCTCGGGGATGATATCTTGAGGAAACACGGGATTTTCTGTGGATCGAGGTTACCGCAGTTAATCACGTCGGAAGGGAACTTTATGAGAGTGACTTTCACGTCCGACAACAGGTAACGTTGTTTTTTCGAACGATAcgaattttcgattcaattgtTTATTGATTCGTAAAGTTCGAGGGACGCGACGATTAACCAAGAGTTCAACccctaaatttatttttttacaatttattacaatttatttttaaattattctggATATCGAAGTCTGGAAGTAACGATTGAAATTgtgaataaatacaatattaacaaaCGATATGGATCAATGTCAGAttgtatgtttgtttaattgggataaaataattactttctaaGTAGATTAAGTagctaatttttaaaagttcaaGTTGTCGTAAttaaactaaagaaaaaatcgaCTATAGTTTCACTCTAGATTCCAGTAGAAGTTCTTTTCCGCTTTGCTAGATGTTGACTATACTCGACACAAAATCAATTAGTCGCTCAAGGATCATTGCTGACCTATCCCCACCATATAAATTTGTTAGTCCGATACGCCATCTCTCGTTTTCTCGTACAAGCTTGGAAGTATACTCTGTTTATCTCTCAAATAGAAAAGCAAACGAAAAATCACGTACCCAGTGGGGTTTGTGTCTGGCATTATTCATACTTGGAGATGTAATCATCAACGTCCAATTGATTTTGTTGGTCCGCATGGAACTGCACGTGAATTTCGTTCATAAATCACAGCTATTCGTATAAtcgggaagaaaaaaaaaaataacatcgcgcattaaaaatcaataaaaaatttaaaacgatcgattttattttacagaaaaatttcaagttaattCTTTAGTTGATTCCGTAATACACTTCCGCAAATAAAGCAAAAAGCAAGAGTTCTCGTACGTGAAAGTTGTCCCACTAAACGGAGTCATTCTTTCTTCGCCCGAATTGTTCGATTTGTTGACATCGCgtgtttccttctttttgtATTGCAGTATTCAGAAAACTGGTTTCGCAGCTATTTTCTTCACGGACATGGACGAGTGCGCGAACAACAACGGTGGCTGTCAACACGAATGCAAGAACACGATAGGCTCCTATCAATGCTTGTGTCACAACGGTTTCACGCTTCATGAAAACGGACACGATTGCAAAGAGGGTGGTTGCAAATTCGAAATCGTCGCGCCAGTGGGCACTATCACGTCACCGAACTATCCGGATTATTACCCTGGTCTCAAGGACTGCGTTTGGCATTTTGTTACCAAGCCTGGTCACCGTATCANNNNNNNNNNTTAATATCATTATATGATATTGATATCGAATAATCAATATTGAATAACATCGATATCGAATAAATCATCGTAGTACGAATAAGTTTGTTTCGTTCTTGTTGAAGAATTTCAcgtgtaaatttaaaattagccggattacgaaataaaacaaaaaacaacaaatttacgGTCACGAATTGATTCGATGTTTCCTTTTTTAGGTTTTTAAAGTCTTCGAGATGGAGTCCCATCAAGAGTGCGCTTACGACCACATCGCTATTTACGATGGCGATTCACCGGACAGTCATATTCTTGGTAAATTCTGCGGTACTAAAGAACCTCATCCGATTCTAGCGACCGGAAATCAAATGTATATGGTCTTCAAGAGCGATGCTTCCGTCCAGAGAAAAGGATTCCTAGCATCTCACAGCACTGGTAAAAGAATCTTTCGCTTGAAACAGAGAAATTCCGAacaaaatatacgaatatacTTGCGATtcgctttaaaaaaatatacattatataatatttttctatagtcGTTCACTATTCAATCCAAACCTCGTCGGAATTCATCGTGATACCTTCTCGCTATTATTCCAAACATTGTACTAAAATGTAAAAGACTTCCCTTGCCACTGTTTATTTCCACTTCGATATCAGCAACGAGACACGAACCTTCTAAAATCAAAATCACAAAATGATCGTAATTGATCTAAAATCGTAAAATCACAATTCGGCCATCGAAATCGCATGTCAATTATCACGCTCCATTCGTAATAAATACTAAAGTAATTTGATACCAGTAATTTAATtcaagttaaccctttgcattcgagaggtgactctcggtcaccactaggttttcttcaggtttaatttctttggaactcgaagtgccaataagacaaaaaaggcctcgagtgcaaaaggttaatctGTTGGAAACGCTTGATGTGAAATAATTCTCGCTGCTAAATCCTGCAACAATTATATTCCTCAGCTTGCGGTGGCCATCTCGTTGCATCGAGCGAAGTGAAGCATTTGTACTCGCACGCGAAGTACGGCTACCATAATTACGACCACAGAACGGATTGCGATTGGGCGATCGAGGCACCGCCTGGCAAAAACGTGCACTTGACTTTCCTCATGTTCCAACTCGAATTCGAAAACGAGTGCAGTTACGACTTCGTTGAAGTTTACGCTGGCCTGGACACTTCCGGTCCCTTGTACGGACGATATTGTGGAAATGGCGTAAGTGTAACGGTGTTCACCTTTTCAGTTTTGTAAGTTGTTCGAGAAGGGCTTGCTTACGAGTTTTTCATTAGATTTCTATTACCGAAGTGTAATGCTTTAAGGGGGAAAATAGGTCCAGGCCTACATTTTTCCAGCgatatgtatgaatttttttctcgagaaaagaATACGTACAATTTATCGAAACTTTGAGAAAACTTTATacgtatattcaaataaatatcgtaaaattttgttgaagtgtttcctcggaaaatatggaagataCTGTTGAAGGTCAActtcgttattttaaatggaatgctGTATGTTTTATGTCGATATATCGAGTAACGTAGAATTTTGAGTAAAAAAGTATCGACCTTTATTAGCTCGAAACCTAACAGTTAAAAAGGGAAATGGGTTTAGGATTACGTTCCTTTAGTGATTTGTTGGAGTTTTTTTAGcaagaaagaaatgaatataattttatagttaCCTagcgttaattttctttcgtacCGATGACGAATCCAATCGCATTCCAGAATGCGACCGACTTCGTATCGATGAACGAGGCGCTGCTGGTGAGATTCAGAACGGACGACACGATATCGAACAAGGGCTTCGTGGCGCGTTTCGTCGCGGTGGATCGCAAGGACAGCGGGGAGAACTATGGCGGTTCAGAGGACGAGGATCTCGACGAGGAGAACCTCTGATCCGTGGCCGGCCTCGCCAATCGACTGGGCTACGGATTCTACATCGGTTCACTCTTGCGAAGTAACGAACAAAGTGAAAACGAATAATGTTGCCCGGCTGTCCGAGCAGAACGTTCAACGTTCGACGGAGTCGTAGTCCGGACGCGAGTGGATCCTGCTCGATCGACGAGGCCGTAAAGTTTGCGCACCTCTTGCGAGCGCACCGAAACAAACCCAACCGCGTAAGTCGGCCGAATGATTATCCATATTCACGATCACCAGAAGGAAAAGCATAACTTTCCTTGAATCGACCCGAGGTCCTCGCGATCAGGAATAATTCGTTCCTTTTTGCGAGGCGCGTTAGCAAGACAGCTTTCCATTTGGAACGTAGCATGTACGACCCTGAAATTCGGCCTATCATTCGGGCCAATCGTGCCATTATGTGTTTAGGTAGAATCGCATTGTAACGTTAACTCTTATAAGTTTCGACCCCGGTGAGACAGCACGTTCTGTTCAGGAGAAAGATGAATGTCACGACGTTGCCAAAACGGTGTTCCGTATTTGTTCGCGGAACACCATCGACACGGAGTAATTGTAAGTGATCGATAAACGACAAGGAAGGCACGAAAAGTCGACGATTAAAGAGAATTCGAAACAAGTCGACGTTGTTCTCTCAAACACTGCCCCGCGATCGCATCAAACGATTCGACGAAGTCTCAAGATCGCTTTCTTCTCGGTCTGCGTGTACACCTTCAGATCCCCGGCTCTTTCCTCTTCGACGAAAGTGCTTCGCCATACGGTGTACTTTTTAAGAGTTTCGCGTAAACGTATCCTGATAAATGGTTCTAACGTTCGCACGGTAAAACAGACGAAAAGATAAACAATCCAGCGAAACGAGAGTATTCTTCGGTTGGACGACAGGCGCCGCGACACTTTTCGCTCCTGGACGTCTCTCGGTGGAAATCCTTCCGAACGACAACTTGTGCAAATACTTGGGTAATCtagatattaatttagagATAGCGCCGACCGGTCCTAAAGTCGacgatagaaattttaagGCGAACCTCGTACGAACCGTCTTAATGGAACTTTTCTGAGCGTAATCGAGGTTCTCGTCGAACGTTTATTGTACATAGATAAAACTTAGATATGTAGACGTCGTGCCGTTTTATATGTAGTCATAGGATCGACGAACGATCAAATATTTCGCTAATCGAGTGAATTTTTTCGACAGTTCTTGACTCTGTACTTTCGTCCGTGCTTCTCGATTAAATATCGCGGAGTGGCGACGTACAGGATGGCTCGATTCATTCGATTCGCGCAATTATCAGATTTTGCTTTCGACGAAGctttaacaaatttgtatcgttgcCATTAACGACGTATGAAATATAGCGATCAGTAGATTGCGGATCTTTgcgcatttataggaaatttgaa
The sequence above is drawn from the Hylaeus volcanicus isolate JK05 chromosome 2, UHH_iyHylVolc1.0_haploid, whole genome shotgun sequence genome and encodes:
- the LOC128884844 gene encoding bone morphogenetic protein 1, with the protein product MRLLEVISILCLATRCADCRAVDGDSRDRDFERHRRRFTAEELLSNKFPHGITGDLDLDVCKAGGFLGDIALPNIKYETEWRQQKLNKSYLEELEKYRDEVLKEGLQVEEEGLTEILQFKNEHGGNEAHQENEEIAASQEKSEPIMVDRNQYSMDGELGGEFSFNARNDAGPDVRDEGFEFRLESTTQSTKKRHSVRKQSHQLTHTESNVDGTKSMNTPSRTSQELSTTTTTTENTDQMKYANIENVEEMFTVQPESTTQNISKRRHRRHHRRRTTRRRHQRRKVPLIRRDSDDTSDEVVSLHDRQLRSIEFYDMEHKPKYLANKRGTTRHGFPSRTRRAATARKERVWDHGVIPYEIDGNFSGAHKALFKQAMRHWENFTCVKFVERVPVEHPNYILFTERPCGCCSFVGKRGNGPQAISIGKNCDKFGIVVHELGHVVGFWHEHTRPDRDRHVQIIRDNIMSGQEYNFNKLTEEEVNSLGLPYDYDSIMHYAKNTFSRGTYLDTILPMERDGKKRPEIGQRLRLSEGDIAQTNLLYKCHKCGRTFQENSGSFGSPSHPNSSPPIDGERCEWRITATHGERIVLNITSLDIFKSNFCRSDYLEIRDGYWYKSNVLGRFCGSGKIHEPVVSTGSRMLVTYVTSSRQSGHRGFTASYEAVCGGDVELDGTGHLESPNYPEEYQSSKECIWKLSVPENFQVALKFQSFEIENHDNCVYDYVEVRDGHNADSPLIGVYCGYKIPPDIKSTGNKLLVKFVSDVSVQKAGFSATFMKEFDECVLIEHGCEHDCINTLGGFECSCKPGYELHSDGKHCEDACGGVFEDSNGTITSPSFPVTYPGNKDCVWEIIAPPQYRITLNFTHFDLEGTKARQQECEYDSVEVSSKLGDDILRKHGIFCGSRLPQLITSEGNFMRVTFTSDNSIQKTGFAAIFFTDMDECANNNGGCQHECKNTIGSYQCLCHNGFTLHENGHDCKEGGCKFEIVAPVGTITSPNYPDYYPGLKDCVWHFVTKPGHRIXXVFKVFEMESHQECAYDHIAIYDGDSPDSHILGKFCGTKEPHPILATGNQMYMVFKSDASVQRKGFLASHSTACGGHLVASSEVKHLYSHAKYGYHNYDHRTDCDWAIEAPPGKNVHLTFLMFQLEFENECSYDFVEVYAGLDTSGPLYGRYCGNGNATDFVSMNEALLVRFRTDDTISNKGFVARFVAVDRKDSGENYGGSEDEDLDEENL